The DNA sequence AAAATATTACTTTCAAACATGTCTTGAAATAATCCAATGCGTGCATTTTCATTTTTCATAATAAGATACTTTTTTTCAATAGACCCAGCAAAAACTGTAAAACCAAAATTTTCGTAAAATGTTTTAGAGGTGATAAGATCTTTAACATTTAAACTGATTGAAAATGCTCCTAATTTCATGAGGTATATGAATAGTTTACTGTTTTAAAAATACAAAAAAGGAATTAACTTTAGTTAATTCCTTTTTAATATGGTGTAAAAAATAATAGCACAAAACAGAAAAAACGCTAAATGATTTTTACTAATAAATCATCATCTGTTTTTTCAACTTTAGCCAATTTGTGTTTAGTTAATCCTTTAATCCCCTTATCCCAAGCTTTGTTGCTTAAACCAGATTGTGTTTTTAAATCTGTAAGCAACATACTTTTTTGTGATTTTAAAATGGTAAAAATAATTTTTTCATTATCGTTTAATTCTACCTTTTTCTCAGGACGCATTTGTGGAAAAAATAATACTTCTTGTATAGATTGGTTATTGGTTAAAAACATAATTAATCGATCCATACCAATTCCCATACCAGATGTTGGGGGCATCCCGTATTCTAAGGCCCGTAAAAAATCTTCGTCAATAAACTCGGTAGCTTCATCATCACCTTTTTCAGCAAGTTTCAACTGATGTTCAAAACGTTCACGTTGATCAATTGGGTCGTTCAACTCACTATAAGCGTTTGCAATTTCTTTACCACAAACCATCAATTCAAAACGTTCTGTTAATTCAGGGTTATCACGGTGCTCTTTACATAACGGACTCATTTCTTTAGGATAGTCTGTAATAAAAGTAGGTTGTATGTAATTACCTTCGCATTTTTCTCCAAAAATCTCATCAATAAGTTTTCCTTTTCCCATCGTATCATCAACTTCCACTCCTAAATTTTTTGCGGCCTGTCTTATTTCTGCTTCCGTTTTGCCTGTAATATCAAAGCCAGTAAAATGCTTAATGGCATCTGCCATGGTTACACGTGCATATGGGGCTTTAAAATCTATTTCTTTATCTCCAAAAGTAACTTTTGTAGTGCCGTTTACTGCCATAGCACAATGTTCTAATAGTTGCTCGCAGAAATCCATCATCCAATTATAATCCTTATAAGCTACATAAATTTCCATAGCTGTAAATTCTGGATTATGGGTTCTGTCCATGCCTTCATTTCTGAAGTTTTTAGAAAACTCATATACGCCATCAAAGCCACCAACAATCAAGCGTTTTAAATACAGTTCATTAGCAATTCGCATATAAAGTGGAATATCCAAAGCATTATGATGTGTAATAAATGGTCGTGCTGCGGCACCTCCTGGAATAGGTTGTAAAACAGGTGTTTCTACTTCAAAATATCCAGCCTCATTAAAGAAGGAACGCATAGCATTAAACAATTTGGTGCGCTTAACAAACACGTTTTTCACCTGTGGATTTACTACCAAATCTGCATAACGTTGTCTGTAGCGTTGTTCGGCATCAGTAAAAGCATCATACACAACACCATCTTTTTCCTTGGGCAAAGGCAATGGTTTTAAAGCTTTGCTTAACAACGTAAAATCTTTAACACGAACTGATTTTTCGCCGACTTTGGTTGTAAATAATTCGCCTTCAACACCCAAAAAATCACCAAAATCTAGAAGTTTTTTAAAAACATCGTTATATTTAGTCTTATCTTCCCCTAAACAAATTTCATCACGATTAAAATATACCTGCACTTTCCCTTCTGCATCTTGAAGTTGAGCAAAAGAAGCTTTTCCTTGAATTCTAACAGCCATTAATCTACCGGCAATTACGACTTTTTTTCCTTCTTGAAAAGTTTCTTTAACCTGTTTTGAAGTATGATTTACAGGGTACAAATTTGCTGGGTATGGATTAATTCCCAATTCTCGTAATTTTGTTAACTTTTCTCTGCGTACAAGCTCTTGCTCTGATAATTGCGACATATTCTATATTCTTGTGTAAAATTTAAACGCACAAAGATAAACATTTGATTTGCGATTTACGACGATTGATTTATGATTTTTTAGGGTGATATTTAGGTGTTGTCTATATTTTAAATCCACTAAAAAAAGCCTGTAAAAGAGAAAAATAATAAAATAATCAGTTTTATTAATGCTTAAATTAATGCTAAGTAGAATTAAATTTTATAAAAAGTATTAGCAGTACAAGTAAGCACAATCCTAAAGAAAACCTGTAACAATTTGCTAATTTTACCGTCATATATATAATTGAAAAAAATATTTTTAAATTATAAATCAGAATATGAGTTTTTGGAGAGTTTTACTATCAATTATTTGTCCACCTTTAGCTGTAATTGATAAAGGCTGTGGTTCCATCGTTATTGTATTTTTATTATGGCTTTGTGGATGGGTGCCAGGAGTTATTGCGGCTTTAGTTATACTTAATAACCCTACGAATTAGCATCCAATTTTTGTGTATATTAATAATTAATAACATTAGGGATGGTTTTAGATTTCTTTATAGTTTGTGAATTTGCGTTATAAAAAATGTAATTTTGTAACCTCATGAATAAGACTATACAATTACAAGATTTAGGTTTAAAAGATTATAAAGAGACTTGGGATTACCAAGA is a window from the Pseudalgibacter alginicilyticus genome containing:
- the lysS gene encoding lysine--tRNA ligase; the encoded protein is MSQLSEQELVRREKLTKLRELGINPYPANLYPVNHTSKQVKETFQEGKKVVIAGRLMAVRIQGKASFAQLQDAEGKVQVYFNRDEICLGEDKTKYNDVFKKLLDFGDFLGVEGELFTTKVGEKSVRVKDFTLLSKALKPLPLPKEKDGVVYDAFTDAEQRYRQRYADLVVNPQVKNVFVKRTKLFNAMRSFFNEAGYFEVETPVLQPIPGGAAARPFITHHNALDIPLYMRIANELYLKRLIVGGFDGVYEFSKNFRNEGMDRTHNPEFTAMEIYVAYKDYNWMMDFCEQLLEHCAMAVNGTTKVTFGDKEIDFKAPYARVTMADAIKHFTGFDITGKTEAEIRQAAKNLGVEVDDTMGKGKLIDEIFGEKCEGNYIQPTFITDYPKEMSPLCKEHRDNPELTERFELMVCGKEIANAYSELNDPIDQRERFEHQLKLAEKGDDEATEFIDEDFLRALEYGMPPTSGMGIGMDRLIMFLTNNQSIQEVLFFPQMRPEKKVELNDNEKIIFTILKSQKSMLLTDLKTQSGLSNKAWDKGIKGLTKHKLAKVEKTDDDLLVKII
- a CDS encoding YqaE/Pmp3 family membrane protein, whose translation is MSFWRVLLSIICPPLAVIDKGCGSIVIVFLLWLCGWVPGVIAALVILNNPTN